One genomic window of Streptomyces sp. NBC_01276 includes the following:
- a CDS encoding HAD family hydrolase, giving the protein MRPTGPAADGPDPTARRPGGGPARGRPGARVTAPGTAPGRTPLDAVIFDLDGTLVDSVRPDFLACGALFAEYGQRLPREFWAREVCGRPEGYPALFALLRGASGAAAPDDAALRRRLGQLWEVHMTPELVRLLPGVPGALERARAAGLRLAVASSSDGDWVRRWLRHYGLGRHFDAVVTGDDVTRRKPDPEAYLTAAAALGAEPGRCLAVEDSLIGVAAARAAGMTVVAVPTALTRGLDHGAADRILPDLSALHFTGPATFPRDKTF; this is encoded by the coding sequence GTGCGACCCACCGGACCGGCCGCAGACGGCCCCGACCCCACCGCGAGACGTCCGGGCGGCGGCCCCGCCCGCGGCCGCCCCGGCGCCCGCGTAACCGCCCCCGGCACCGCCCCGGGCCGGACCCCCCTCGACGCCGTGATCTTCGACCTCGACGGCACCCTGGTGGACTCCGTCCGCCCCGACTTCCTCGCCTGCGGCGCCCTGTTCGCCGAGTACGGGCAGCGGCTGCCCCGGGAGTTCTGGGCCCGGGAGGTCTGCGGCCGCCCCGAGGGCTATCCGGCCCTGTTCGCGCTGCTGCGCGGCGCGAGCGGGGCGGCGGCGCCGGACGACGCCGCGCTGCGGCGGCGGCTCGGGCAGCTGTGGGAGGTCCACATGACGCCCGAGCTGGTCCGTCTGCTCCCCGGCGTGCCGGGGGCGCTGGAGCGGGCCCGCGCCGCCGGGCTGCGCCTGGCCGTCGCCTCCTCCTCCGACGGAGACTGGGTGCGCCGGTGGCTGCGCCACTACGGCCTCGGCCGCCACTTCGACGCCGTCGTCACCGGCGACGACGTCACCCGGCGCAAACCGGATCCCGAGGCGTACCTGACGGCGGCGGCGGCCCTCGGGGCCGAACCGGGCCGCTGTCTGGCCGTGGAGGACTCCCTCATCGGCGTCGCGGCCGCACGGGCGGCCGGCATGACGGTCGTGGCGGTGCCCACCGCCCTGACCCGCGGCCTGGACCACGGGGCGGCCGACCGGATCCTGCCCGACCTGTCGGCCCTGCACTTCACC